The following are encoded together in the Juglans microcarpa x Juglans regia isolate MS1-56 chromosome 2D, Jm3101_v1.0, whole genome shotgun sequence genome:
- the LOC121248091 gene encoding N-alpha-acetyltransferase 11, with protein MSSGGVIVDLHRKSTNWAKVVDDIVKLERKIFPKHESLARSFDEELGKKNTGLIYMDLDGEVVGYAMYSWPSSMYACVTKLAVKENCRRQGHGEALLKAAIKKCRTRNVHRISLHVDPLRNPAISLYKKFGFQVDNLIEGYYSSDRNAYRMYLDFDAD; from the exons ATGTCGAGCGGGGGGGTCATAGTGGATCTCCATAGAAAATCCACCAACTGGGCCAAGGTGGTCGATGACATAGTTAAATTAGAGAGAAAGATATTTCCCAAACATGAGTCACTTGCTAGATCCTTCGATGAAGAGCTGGGAAAGAAGAACACCGGATTGATTTACATGGACTTGGACGGAGAAGTTGTTGGCTATGCAATGTATTCTTGGCCTTCTTCCATGTACGCTTGTGTCACCAAGCTCGCAG TGAAGGAGAATTGTAGGAGGCAAGGGCATGGAGAGGCACTGTTGAAAGCAGCAATCAAAAAATGCAGAACCAGAAATGTGCACCGCATTTCACTTCATGTTGATCCCTTGAGGAATCCTGCTATTAGTCTCTACAAGAAGTTTGGTTTCCAAGTCGATAACCTGATAGAAGGTTACTACTCCTCTGATCGAAATGCCTATAGAATGTACTTGGATTTTGATGCTGATTAG
- the LOC121250135 gene encoding uncharacterized protein LOC121250135, with product MAGKWEVGFPKTSSCSLREQAARSILRNVRTQGHTYVDLREDGKRFVFFCTLCLAPCYSDTILFDHLKGNLHAERLSTAKVTLLGPNPWPFNDGVLFFDNPVENDKELGALNGNKSRFLELPNNGDNLAIVRYDANSKITSNGHAGVHLDNKISSCDETLNSDEGNACVIISGVRIWDEISDIEVQEVGCGKIAARFHEKDKVSNGVCRIWCEWLGKKTPGNKDSLEVPEHDFAIVTFRYNADIGSKELFDRVKPLLLPSPSESECVEGASRKRMKSFSDPEDISEFFNNQYALSGKDSPVSNVASSRLLLAHYDDQLLHKRFISSKAMRRELRQQQRVAAERMCDICQHKMLPGKDVSALMNVKTGRLVCSSRNVHGAFHVFHTSCIIHWLLFCEYEIITKELVIPKSRKRRSKRNNAAKCEEIVKDGEVKATRTEIYSVFCPECQGTGKIIEGDELERPPISLSEMFKYKLKVIDARKAWMKSPEVLENCSTGFHFPCQSGEITQEKLKPLKLVRFYESDV from the exons ATGGCTGGAAAGTGGGAAGTAGGGTTTCCGAAGACAAGTTCTTGTAGTCTAAGAGAACAAGCTGCTAGATCCATTCTTCGCAATGTGAGGACTCAGGGGCATACATATGTCGACCTTAGGGAAGATGGAAAAAGATTCGTTTTCTTTTGTACTTTGTGTCTTGCACCGTGTTACAGTGATACTATATTGTTTGATCACTTGAAGGGGAATCTTCACGCTGAGAGGTTATCCACTGCTAAGGTTACGCTTTTGGGACCAAATCCGTGGCCTTTTAATGATGGTGTTCTGTTCTTTGACAATCCAGTGGAGAATGATAAAGAGCTGGGAGCTTTAAATGGTAATAAAAGTAGATTTTTGGAGTTGCCAAACAATGGCGACAATCTTGCTATTGTCAGATATGATGCAAATTCAAAAATCACTAGTAATGGGCATGCAGGTGTTcatttagataataaaattagttcttGTGATGAGACATTGAATTCTGATGAGGGGAATGCCTGTGTGATAATTTCTGGAGTGCGgatttgggatgaaatttctGATATTGAAGTGCAGGAGGTTGGTTGTGGAAAAATTGCTGCCAGGTTCCATGAGAAGGATAAGGTTTCGAATGGGGTTTGTAGAATATGGTGTGAGTGGTTGGGAAAAAAGACTCCTGGAAATAAAGATAGCTTGGAGGTTCCAGAGCATGATTTTGCTATTGTTACTTTCCGTTATAATGCTGATATTGGTAGCAAGGAGCTGTTTGATCGTGTGAAGCCACTTCTGTTGCCTAGTCCATCAGAATCAGAGTGTGTGGAGGGTGCAAGTAGGAAAAGAATGAAATCATTTTCTGACCCGGAGGACATTAGCGAGTTCTTCAATAATCAGTATGCTTTATCTGGGAAAGATTCTCCAGTGTCAAATGTTGCCTCTTCAAGATTGCTTTTGGCTCACTATGATGATCAGCTTCTGCATAAGAGGTTTATTTCAAGTAAGGCTATGAGGAGAGAGTTGAGACAGCAACAGCGTGTAGCAGCAGAAAGGATGTGCGATATCTGTCAACACAAGATGCTTCCTGGGAAAGATGTATCAGCACTCATGAATGTGAAGACTGGAAGGCTTGTTTGCAGTAGTCGAAATGTGCATGGG GCATTTCATGTATTTCATACGTCCTGCATTATACACTGGCTACTTTTTTGCGAGTATGAAATAATTACAAAGGAGTTAGTTATTCCAAAATCGAGGAAAAGAAGATCTAAGAGAAACAATGCAGCTAAATGTGAGGAAATAGTAAAGGATGGAGAGGTGAAAGCTACAAGAACAGAGATATATTCTGTTTTCTGCCCAGAGTGCCAGGGCACTGGAAAGATAATTGAAGGAGATGAGCTGGAGAGACCACCCATCTCGCTTTCTGAG ATGTTCAAGTATAAACTAAAGGTGATTGATGCACGTAAAGCATGGATGAAAAGTCCTGAAGTGTTGGAGAACTGTTCGACCGGTTTTCATTTCCCTTGCCAGTCTGGAGAAATAACTCAG GAAAAGTTGAAACCCCTGAAATTGGTGCGCTTCTATGAATCTGATGTATAG